CGGCAGCTGATGCTGTTCGCCACCGACATCCTCCGCCGCAACAAGGGCGCCACGATCATCTACGACGTCAAGTGCACGCAGCGCCTGGCCCCGGTGATCCGCGAGGCCGGCGGCAAGCCGCTGATGTACATGACGGGGCACTCGCTCGTGAAGGCCAAGCTCAAGGAAACGAAGGCCCCGCTCGCCGGCGAGATGAGCGGCCACATCTTCTTCAGCGAACGCTGGTACGGCTTCGACGACGCCACGTACACCGCGGCCCGCCTGCTCGAGATCCTGTCGCGCACCGACAACCCGAGCGCCGAGCTGAACGCGCTGCCCACGAGCTTCAGCACGCCCGAGCTGAACGTGCCGTGCGCCGAGGGCGAGGCCCGCCAGATCGTGCAGAAGTTGCTGGAGACGGGCGAGTTTCCGGGCGCCAAGGAGATCATCACGATCGACGGCCTGCGCGCGGAGTACGATGATGGTTTCGGGCTGATCCGGTCGTCCAACACGACGCCGGTGCTGGTGCTGCGCTTCGAAGGCCACACCGAGGACGCCCTTCACCGCATCGAAGGGCAGTTCATGGACGCGTTGCGCAAGGTCAAACCCGACGCCCAGTTCGCCGCTTCGGCCCACTAGGCCCATCCGCTTCTCTGTGCGCGTCCTCCTCGTCAAACTCTCCTCGCTGGGGGACGTCGTCCACGCGATGCCGGTCGTTCACGACATCCAGGCCGCCCACCCCGGGGCGGTGGTGGACTGGGTCGTCGAACCGGGTTTCGCACCGCTCGTGCGGCGGGTCGCGGGCATCGGCACGGTGTTCGAATGCGCGCAGCGCCGCTGGCGCAAGGCCTGGTGGACGAAGGCCGTGCGCGAGGAGCGCCGCGCGTTCCGCGAGGCGCTGCGAGCGAGCGAATACGACGCGGTGATCGATCTGCAGGGCCTGACCAAGTCGGTGCTCGTCGCCCGGCAGGCCCGCGGCAAGCGCTACGGCCTCGCCAACCGCACCGACGGATCGGGCTACGAGGCACCGGCCCGCTGGTTCGTCGACGAGGCCATCCCCATCACCCCGCACATCCACGCCCTCGACCGCTCGCGCGAGCTGGCGGCGAAGGCGCTCGGCTACACCGTCTCCGGCCCGCCGGTGTTCGGGCTGCAATCCCACGGACCCCGCTGCGACGTGCCCACGCTCGTCTTCGTGCACGGCACGTCGCGTGACGACAAGCTGTGGCCCGAGGCGAACTGGATCGAGTTCGGCCAGCGCTGCGTGTCGTCCGGTTTTTCCGTTGTCCTGCCGCAGGCCGGGGACGTCGAACGCGAACGGGCGGGCCGCATCGCCGCGGCCATCGGGCCGCAGGCGTCGGTGTGGCCGCCGATGTCGCTCGACGCGCTCGTGGACCGCATGGGCGGCACGCAGGGCGTGATCGGCGTCGACAGCGGCCTGAGCCA
This genomic stretch from Piscinibacter gummiphilus harbors:
- the waaC gene encoding lipopolysaccharide heptosyltransferase I, which produces MRVLLVKLSSLGDVVHAMPVVHDIQAAHPGAVVDWVVEPGFAPLVRRVAGIGTVFECAQRRWRKAWWTKAVREERRAFREALRASEYDAVIDLQGLTKSVLVARQARGKRYGLANRTDGSGYEAPARWFVDEAIPITPHIHALDRSRELAAKALGYTVSGPPVFGLQSHGPRCDVPTLVFVHGTSRDDKLWPEANWIEFGQRCVSSGFSVVLPQAGDVERERAGRIAAAIGPQASVWPPMSLDALVDRMGGTQGVIGVDSGLSHIAVALDLPHVQLYNFPTAWRTGPQVSHGHRHQASLERDPTPEVDLVWAAWQVVRRAARS